A genomic region of Trichothermofontia sichuanensis B231 contains the following coding sequences:
- the hemL gene encoding glutamate-1-semialdehyde 2,1-aminomutase: protein MSQFQTTKSQEIFAAAQRLMPGGVSSPVRAFKSVGGQPIVFDRVQGAYAWDVDGNQYIDYVGSWGPAICGHAHPEVISALKAALDKGTSFGAPCVLENVLAELVIAAVSSIEMVRFVNSGTEACMSVLRLMRAFTGRDKVIKFEGCYHGHADMFLVKAGSGVATLGLPDSPGVPKNVTSNTLTAPYNDLEAVKTLFAENPDQIAGVILEPVVGNSGFIPPDAGFLEGLRVLTQENGALLVFDEVMTGFRIAYGGAQEKFGIKPDLTTLGKVIGGGLPVGAYGGRADIMAMVAPAGPMYQAGTLSGNPLAMTAGIKTLELLQKPGTYDYLDRITKTLIQGLLDIAKETGHAACGGSISAMFGFFFTAGPVHNYEDAKKSDLAKFSRFHRGMLERGIYLAPSQFEAGFTSLAHTEADIEKTLAVAKEVMQSL from the coding sequence GTGAGTCAGTTTCAAACCACTAAATCGCAAGAAATTTTTGCTGCTGCCCAACGACTGATGCCCGGTGGTGTCAGTTCTCCAGTGCGAGCCTTTAAGTCGGTGGGCGGTCAGCCGATCGTCTTCGATCGCGTTCAGGGGGCCTATGCTTGGGATGTGGATGGCAACCAGTACATTGACTATGTGGGTAGTTGGGGACCGGCCATCTGCGGCCATGCCCACCCGGAGGTCATTAGTGCCCTGAAAGCGGCTCTGGATAAGGGAACGAGTTTTGGGGCACCCTGCGTCCTGGAAAATGTACTGGCGGAGCTGGTGATTGCGGCGGTTTCCAGCATTGAGATGGTGCGATTCGTCAATTCGGGTACGGAAGCCTGTATGTCGGTGCTGCGCCTGATGCGGGCGTTCACCGGACGGGACAAGGTGATTAAATTTGAGGGCTGCTACCACGGTCACGCCGATATGTTCCTGGTTAAGGCTGGGTCGGGGGTGGCAACCTTAGGATTACCCGACTCGCCCGGTGTGCCCAAGAATGTGACCAGCAACACCCTCACGGCTCCCTACAACGACCTAGAAGCGGTGAAAACCCTATTTGCCGAAAATCCGGATCAAATTGCTGGGGTAATCCTGGAGCCAGTGGTGGGGAACTCTGGGTTCATTCCGCCGGATGCGGGGTTCTTGGAAGGGTTGCGGGTGCTGACCCAGGAAAATGGGGCGCTGCTGGTCTTTGATGAGGTGATGACGGGTTTCCGGATTGCCTACGGCGGTGCCCAGGAGAAATTTGGCATTAAACCTGACCTCACGACCCTGGGTAAGGTGATTGGTGGCGGTCTGCCCGTGGGAGCCTACGGCGGGCGGGCGGACATTATGGCAATGGTGGCGCCTGCGGGTCCCATGTACCAGGCGGGGACGCTCTCTGGTAACCCCTTGGCAATGACGGCGGGGATCAAAACTCTAGAACTGTTGCAAAAACCGGGAACCTACGATTACCTCGATCGCATCACCAAAACCCTGATCCAGGGTCTGCTCGATATTGCCAAGGAAACGGGCCATGCCGCCTGTGGCGGGTCAATCAGTGCCATGTTTGGCTTCTTTTTCACCGCTGGCCCGGTCCATAACTACGAAGATGCCAAGAAATCTGATCTAGCCAAATTCAGCCGTTTCCATCGCGGGATGCTGGAGCGAGGGATTTATCTAGCTCCCTCCCAATTTGAGGCTGGGTTTACTTCCCTGGCCCACACCGAGGCGGATATTGAGAAAACGCTGGCGGTGGCAAAGGAAGTCATGCAAAGCCTCTAA
- a CDS encoding bifunctional pantoate--beta-alanine ligase/(d)CMP kinase — MVRIPSTGLKLFTTIAALRGYLGQYRAGKLFSPEEPAPDTPDASYLCPRSVGLVPTMGALHAGHQSLIAQARRENGLVVVSIFVNPLQFGPQEDLDRYPQTLAQDRQLCEAMGVDVIFAPSPAELIGAAAQDRSAHTQVVPPPAMLRVMCGPHRPGHFEGVATIVTKLLQLVQPDRAYFGQKDAQQLAIIRRLVADLHLDVDIIGCPIVREASGLAYSSRNQYLTPSERERATGLYRSLQAAVALFRAGERRAAPLIHAVKQTMSTLPDLRLEYAELVHPQTLVPLTEVTTQGLLGVAAYVGQTRLIDNQLLYARKPIVAIDGPAGAGKSTVTRLVADRLGLMYLDTGAMYRAVTWLVLQAGIPLDDEVAIAEAVSQCVIELLPAHPESQTGALTVKINGEVITEAIRSLEVTAHVSAIAAQPAVRRLLVQQQQRYAEQGGIVAEGRDMGTYVFPQADLKIFLTASIQERARRRYQELLNQGQTQLSQAELEQAIAQRDYLDSTRTFAPLSQAPDAIEVMTDDLSIEAVVDKIVHLYHERGLGTGA; from the coding sequence ATGGTTAGAATCCCGAGCACCGGGCTGAAACTATTTACCACGATCGCCGCCCTGCGGGGTTATTTGGGCCAATACCGGGCTGGCAAACTGTTCTCCCCTGAGGAGCCAGCGCCCGATACGCCAGACGCATCATACCTCTGCCCCCGGTCAGTGGGTCTGGTGCCAACGATGGGGGCGCTGCACGCCGGTCACCAGAGTTTGATCGCCCAGGCCCGCCGCGAAAATGGGCTGGTGGTGGTCAGTATTTTCGTCAACCCCTTGCAGTTTGGTCCCCAGGAAGATCTTGATCGCTATCCCCAAACTCTGGCCCAGGATCGCCAGTTGTGTGAGGCGATGGGGGTTGATGTCATTTTTGCCCCGTCACCAGCGGAGTTAATTGGTGCTGCTGCCCAGGATCGGAGCGCCCACACCCAAGTTGTACCGCCTCCGGCCATGTTAAGGGTGATGTGTGGTCCCCACCGTCCGGGCCATTTTGAGGGCGTGGCGACGATCGTCACCAAACTGTTACAACTGGTCCAGCCCGATCGCGCCTATTTTGGCCAAAAGGATGCCCAGCAGTTAGCGATTATTCGGCGGCTGGTGGCGGATTTACACCTGGATGTCGATATCATCGGATGTCCCATTGTGCGCGAAGCGTCGGGGCTGGCCTATAGTTCCCGCAACCAGTACCTCACCCCGTCCGAGCGGGAACGTGCCACGGGCCTGTACCGCAGTTTGCAGGCGGCTGTGGCCCTATTTCGAGCGGGGGAACGCCGCGCCGCACCCCTGATCCACGCAGTAAAGCAAACCATGAGTACCCTCCCTGACCTGCGTTTGGAATACGCCGAACTGGTCCATCCCCAAACCCTGGTTCCCCTCACTGAGGTCACCACGCAGGGTCTGTTGGGGGTTGCTGCCTATGTGGGCCAGACTCGTCTGATCGATAACCAACTCCTCTATGCCCGTAAGCCGATCGTGGCGATCGATGGGCCGGCAGGGGCGGGCAAGTCCACGGTAACCCGGCTGGTGGCCGATCGCCTGGGGCTGATGTACCTGGATACGGGGGCGATGTACCGGGCCGTGACTTGGTTAGTGCTGCAAGCCGGGATTCCCTTGGATGATGAGGTGGCGATCGCAGAAGCCGTCAGCCAATGTGTCATTGAACTGCTACCCGCCCATCCCGAATCCCAGACGGGGGCACTGACGGTGAAGATTAATGGCGAGGTGATTACCGAGGCGATTCGCAGTTTGGAGGTGACGGCCCATGTTTCGGCGATCGCGGCCCAACCAGCGGTGCGTCGCCTGCTGGTGCAGCAACAACAGCGCTACGCCGAACAGGGAGGCATTGTCGCCGAGGGTCGGGATATGGGTACCTACGTCTTTCCCCAAGCCGACCTCAAAATCTTCCTCACTGCCTCCATCCAGGAACGGGCACGCCGCCGCTACCAGGAATTGTTGAACCAGGGCCAGACCCAACTGTCCCAAGCCGAACTAGAGCAGGCGATCGCCCAACGGGATTACCTTGACAGTACCCGTACCTTCGCGCCCCTGAGCCAAGCCCCTGATGCCATTGAAGTGATGACTGATGATCTCAGCATCGAAGCCGTTGTGGACAAAATCGTTCACCTCTACCACGAGCGAGGTTTAGGAACAGGTGCATAG
- the gatA gene encoding Asp-tRNA(Asn)/Glu-tRNA(Gln) amidotransferase subunit GatA has translation MASIRELHQQLITKERSAVEIAQDSLARMERLEPQLHAFLQITRDRALAQAQRVDAQIAAGEAIGLLAGIPIGIKDNLCTLGIRTTCGSKILENFVPPYESTVTSRLAEAGAVMVGKTNLDEFAMGSSTENSAYQLTANPWDTSRVPGGSSGGSAAAVAADECPIALGSDTGGSIRQPASFCGVVGLKPTYGLVSRYGLVAYASSLDQIGPFGRSVEDTAILLQAIAGHDPKDSTSLKVEIPDYTQFLTHTLNGKKIGVIRETFGEGLDPVVGEAVQTALQTLEKLGATVQEISCPRFRYGLPTYYIIAPSEASANLARYDGVKYGYRTAEAENLLEMYMKTRAEGFGAEVKRRIMIGTYALSAGYYDAYYLKAQKVRTLIKQDFEQAFAQVDVLVCPTAPTTAFKAGEKTDNPLSMYLSDLMTIPVNLAGLPGMSLPCGFDAQGLPIGLQIIANVLREDQIFAVASAYENATEWHLRTPALG, from the coding sequence ATGGCATCCATCCGCGAACTGCATCAACAACTGATCACCAAGGAACGATCCGCCGTTGAAATCGCCCAGGACTCCCTGGCCAGGATGGAGCGCCTCGAACCCCAGCTACACGCCTTTTTGCAAATCACCCGCGATCGCGCTTTGGCACAGGCCCAACGGGTCGATGCCCAAATCGCAGCGGGGGAAGCGATCGGCCTGCTGGCTGGCATTCCGATCGGCATTAAGGACAATCTATGTACCCTGGGGATTCGCACCACCTGCGGCTCTAAGATTCTGGAAAATTTTGTGCCTCCCTATGAGTCTACGGTGACCAGCCGTTTGGCAGAGGCCGGGGCAGTGATGGTCGGCAAAACGAACCTGGATGAGTTTGCAATGGGGAGTTCCACCGAAAACTCGGCCTACCAACTCACCGCCAACCCCTGGGATACCAGCCGCGTGCCGGGGGGATCGTCCGGCGGATCGGCAGCCGCCGTCGCCGCCGATGAATGCCCGATCGCCCTTGGCTCGGATACGGGCGGCTCGATTCGCCAACCGGCCTCCTTTTGTGGTGTGGTGGGCCTGAAACCTACCTATGGCCTAGTCTCTCGCTATGGGCTAGTCGCCTATGCTTCGTCCCTGGATCAGATTGGTCCGTTTGGGCGATCGGTCGAAGATACGGCGATTTTGTTGCAGGCGATCGCGGGCCATGATCCCAAAGACTCCACCAGCCTCAAGGTGGAGATTCCCGACTACACCCAATTTCTAACCCATACCCTCAACGGCAAAAAAATCGGCGTCATCCGGGAAACCTTTGGCGAAGGGCTAGACCCAGTGGTGGGTGAGGCCGTCCAGACGGCATTGCAAACCCTGGAAAAACTGGGAGCCACGGTCCAGGAGATCTCCTGCCCCCGCTTCCGGTATGGCTTACCGACCTACTACATCATTGCTCCCTCGGAAGCATCGGCTAACCTAGCCCGCTACGACGGTGTGAAATACGGCTACCGCACGGCAGAAGCCGAGAACCTGCTGGAGATGTACATGAAAACCCGCGCCGAGGGCTTTGGGGCCGAGGTCAAGCGCCGGATCATGATTGGCACCTACGCCCTGTCGGCGGGCTACTACGACGCCTATTACCTCAAGGCCCAAAAGGTGCGCACCCTGATCAAGCAGGATTTTGAACAGGCCTTCGCGCAAGTGGATGTGTTGGTCTGCCCCACAGCCCCGACGACGGCCTTTAAGGCGGGGGAGAAAACCGATAATCCCCTCAGTATGTACCTGTCCGACTTGATGACGATCCCGGTGAACCTAGCGGGCCTGCCGGGGATGAGCCTGCCCTGTGGGTTTGATGCCCAGGGATTACCGATCGGGCTGCAAATCATTGCCAATGTGCTCCGGGAGGATCAAATCTTTGCCGTTGCCTCAGCCTATGAAAACGCGACCGAGTGGCACTTGCGCACCCCCGCATTGGGCTAA
- a CDS encoding TIGR04283 family arsenosugar biosynthesis glycosyltransferase translates to MILDRISVILPVLNEAGTLVQTLQVVQRASQGEWQPQQPFTSLEVIVVDGGSTDQTVTQAQTWGVTLVLSATGRAQQMNAGAAIATGEIFLFLHADTHLPTGFPTLVRTTLATPGTIAGAFDLRIAGDLPGLRWVEWGVYWRSRLCQLPYGDQALFLRREVFRSLGGFPDLPLMEDFVLVRRLQTQGKIAIVPQAVVTSARRWQQRGVWQTTLLNQAILLGYTLGVSPHRLRSWYRERSKTGSSKPSP, encoded by the coding sequence ATGATCCTAGATCGTATTTCCGTTATCCTACCAGTCCTCAATGAAGCAGGGACCTTAGTGCAAACCCTGCAGGTAGTCCAGCGTGCGAGTCAAGGGGAGTGGCAACCTCAGCAACCCTTCACGTCCCTGGAAGTTATCGTGGTGGATGGGGGAAGCACGGATCAGACGGTGACTCAGGCCCAAACCTGGGGGGTGACCCTAGTGCTTAGCGCTACCGGACGTGCCCAACAAATGAATGCGGGCGCCGCGATCGCTACGGGGGAGATTTTCCTGTTCCTCCATGCCGATACGCACCTACCCACGGGGTTTCCCACGCTTGTCCGCACCACCTTGGCTACCCCAGGGACGATTGCGGGGGCTTTTGACCTGCGCATTGCGGGTGACCTTCCCGGTTTACGGTGGGTGGAATGGGGGGTGTACTGGCGATCGCGGCTCTGCCAGTTGCCCTATGGTGATCAAGCCTTATTCCTTCGGCGTGAGGTCTTTCGATCGCTAGGCGGCTTCCCTGATCTGCCGCTTATGGAGGACTTTGTTCTAGTGCGTCGTCTCCAAACCCAGGGCAAGATTGCGATCGTCCCCCAGGCCGTCGTCACGTCAGCCCGTCGCTGGCAACAACGCGGTGTGTGGCAAACCACCCTACTCAACCAGGCCATCCTGCTGGGCTACACCCTGGGGGTATCGCCCCACCGCCTGCGATCGTGGTACCGCGAACGGTCGAAAACGGGGTCTAGCAAACCTTCTCCGTAA
- a CDS encoding M48 family metallopeptidase: protein MIQFFTRMDRVRRRWTYAFLGFLLTLGIGIGTPPAAQALPWGQLLLRGVQILQLSNLSPRHEMQIGAQIDQQLQRQVRISNNRALTAYVNEIGQRLVNNTTRPTVNYTFQVVEDRSINAFATMGGFVYINRGLIEAAENEAELASVIAHEIGHIEGRHLVKQMREVAIAQGVATAAELDANRAVQIGVELALRRPRSRQDEYDADSRGLRLLGQAGYAQSAMVSFMEKLLNRGGSMPTFLSTHPNTRDRIDNLRRSINPTMATGDGLDSEAYRARLRSS from the coding sequence ATGATACAGTTTTTCACACGCATGGATCGGGTACGGCGGCGTTGGACCTATGCCTTCCTGGGATTTTTGTTAACACTAGGGATTGGGATCGGAACACCTCCAGCCGCACAAGCGCTTCCGTGGGGGCAACTGCTTCTGCGTGGGGTTCAGATTTTACAACTGTCGAATCTATCCCCGCGTCATGAGATGCAGATTGGCGCTCAAATTGATCAACAACTTCAGCGACAAGTCAGGATCTCCAACAACCGCGCGTTGACAGCTTATGTCAACGAAATTGGCCAGCGCCTGGTGAATAACACCACGCGACCGACGGTTAACTATACCTTTCAGGTTGTCGAAGATCGGAGCATCAATGCCTTTGCCACAATGGGGGGCTTTGTCTACATTAACCGGGGGCTGATTGAAGCCGCTGAGAATGAAGCCGAATTAGCCAGTGTGATTGCTCACGAAATTGGCCACATCGAGGGTCGCCATTTAGTCAAACAAATGCGGGAAGTTGCGATCGCCCAAGGGGTGGCAACCGCAGCGGAACTGGATGCAAACCGAGCCGTACAGATTGGGGTAGAGTTGGCCCTACGCCGTCCCCGGAGTCGTCAGGATGAGTATGATGCCGATAGCCGAGGGTTACGGCTGTTAGGGCAAGCGGGCTATGCCCAATCAGCAATGGTGAGCTTTATGGAAAAACTGCTCAACCGGGGAGGATCAATGCCCACCTTCCTCAGTACCCATCCCAATACCCGCGATCGCATTGACAACCTGCGCCGCAGCATCAACCCAACAATGGCGACGGGAGATGGCCTAGATAGCGAGGCCTACCGTGCTCGCCTTCGCAGTTCCTAA